TTAAGCAGATATAGTGGATATCAAGTAAAGCTATCAagtttctttccttttatTTGTGTTTCCTCCAGTTTTCACAAAGATTTAACTTCGGTTATCATTTATTCTTATTTCTTATATCTCTCTACTGTCTCTGCTAAAAGTCAGCCCACGTACGAGTAGGATAGATTATCAAGTCAGAGAAACGGCAAAATATCTCTAGTGACGAACTTACCAAAAACCCTATCATATAAAATGACACACCTCGAGTTCCGGATCCGTCACTTGTAATACAATTCCAGATTCAATGCCAACTCTGATATCATTGTCAAGGAGCAGAAATTTAAGATAAATGAAACTGTCAATGAAGAGAGCACTGCATACGAGAAcgtaaaagaagaaaacattTCAGCACCACACCTAATGTTCTGATTCTGGTCCCAAGTAATAGACCGGTTATTCTGAACTGTTTTATTACTGTCCGTGGTTGAGTAACAGCCTGTGCACTCGGTGGAGGCTTGTCCTATGTCACCAACAAAAGGGGTTTCTGGTATCCCAACGATTCTGGTTGTTGTCGAATTCTATCTTTCCTATTCATCTTTCAGGATACGCTGAGGTTCTCGGTCACGAATATACATGTCTCTTGTTGAAAAGTGATCAGGAAGTTGACGAGTACCAATCTCATTCCAGTCCAGGGGTACTTACTGCGAAGaccaccatcatcaatattaATTATTTCGTAATGTATGCTAACCTTCTTGGTACTGAATACTACAGCCTTCCATTACTTGGGTATCACTTTCTGCAAAACATTACACCGACAGAGACTTCAATTTTATTTGCGGCTCTTTCTGGCCTATTCTTCTACTGCTTTCGTCTAACTCTATCTTGAATAGCTTGGAAcgaatttgaagaaaaccCATAGAATCTTAACAGGTGGTCTAAGCAGTCACTTAAGTTCAAGATCAGAAACCTACAAGCCACATACAAGAGAAATACTAATTAACCGAACTATTAGAGTAATTAAATCTTCCTAGTTGTAGCAGCTTTTAATTAGCCATGTTCTATTACTGTTTTTTTAACCACGATCACATACTGGTACACTCGGAACAATCATACTTACCATACGGGATAAATATATCCGTGCAGAGTATAAGCACGTGAAAATCCGTATCAAAGAGTAGTTGAACACAGCTGTCTAATAGCTCTACATAGCCAGCCGTTCGCTTCCCAACAAATACTTTTCAGGGAGCACATGCGACTTGTAGTGTCTCGTGGGATACTTACTCCGCCTAGAAATGCGCATAGATCTGATTACtcctttttcatttttccaGTCATGCACGTTACCACCCGCCGCACTCGATGTAAAATCTCTTCTGGCTAGAGAGTAGGGGAGATCAAACCGTTCACTGCAACAGCTCTGCAAGAACGGACCCCGGCTTTCTGCCGAGTTTTTCACCCTCGGCAGATTCTCCACACCTCGACTCTGCTGGGCTTTTCATTGGACATCGCGCTCGGCACAAGGACCGCGCAACTCCCGCGACCtcaaacaaataaaaagaataaactttgctctttatttttgttgttCAGTACGTTgattgttttcttttcgttaTCCTCTCGTttatctctttcttctctattcaCTATTCATGCTATTAGATACGGATCTCGAGTCACCTATGAAGGCTCTAAGAGTTAATGAGGTAACCAGTGGAGATTATGGCTCAGACTCAGACTCCATGGCAGCCAGGTTAGGTGCTTCTATTGATCCCTTAcctgatgaagatagtaCGTCTACTATGATGGCTTTAGAGGATGAGAGACCATCACTTATGGTGATATTCCTTacttttttggcttctatTTCTGGCTTCATGTTCGGTTATGATACCGGTTATATCTCTTCTGCCTTGGTGTCGATTGGTGACAGTTTTGGTGCCGAGTTGACCTATAGTGAGGAGCAGCTTATCACTGCTGCTACGTCTCTTGGTGCCTTTATTACGGCTGTTATTTCGGGTATTATTGTGGATTACTTCGGCCGGAAGCCAGTCTTGATGGTGTCCAATATACTCTTTGTTGTTGGTAGTATCATTCAATGTGCTGCCCATGGCGTGTGGCCCATGATCGTTGGTAGATTCATAATGGGTTTCGGTGTTGGTACCGGTTCACTTATTGCTCCCCTATACATAGCGGAGTTGGCTCCAAGTAGTTTTAGAGGACGTCTGGTGGTTCTTAATTGCCTCGGTATCACTGGTGGTCAATTGATAGCCTATGGAATTGGTGCAGGCTTGGATTCTGTCCACAACGGTTGGAGAATCGTTGTTGGGCTTTCCATTATTCCTCCAGCAGTTCAGTTCGTTTCCTTCCTATTTTTGCCTGATACCCCTAGGTTTTTGATTATGAAGAATGATATCGACAAGGCAGAAAAAGTTATTACCAGAATTTATAACGGTGCCACACCCGAGTTGGTTCATGAGAAGATCAGAGAAATTCAAGAGGCCAACGCTGGAATTCGTGGTGATTCTGTGCTGCAAAGATACTGGAATTCGGTTTTGGAGATTCACAGAGTTCCTTCTAATTTCAGAGCCTTGTTCCTTGCATGCTCGTTGCAGGCCATTCAACAGTTCACCGGATTCAATTCTCTTATGTATTTCTCGGCCACCATCTTCAAGGCCATAGGGTTTAATAACTCAACTGCCGTGTCACTTATCGTGGCTGGAACTAATTTCTTTGTCACTATTCTGGCATTCTTTGTGATCGACaaagttggaagaagacGGATGCTTATGCTTTCGTTACCATTTATGATGCTTTTCTTGGCTCTCTGTGCCATTGCTTTCCATTTTGTGGACATCAAGTTTGAGAATCACGCTGCCAAGCTTAATGGAAGTGTCTCCTCATGGGGAATTGTGATTATAGTGTTCATGATCTGCTTTGTGGCCTCTTATGCCATCGGTATAGGTAATGTTCCATGGCAGCAGTCTGAGCTATTTCCACAGTCTGTGAGAGGCTTAGGAGCCTCTTATGCTACCGCTACGAACTGGGTAGGATCGTTAGTTATTTCATCCACTTTCTTTACGATGTTGGAGAATATTACGCCAACTGGTACGTTTGCTCTATTTGCATCACTTACTGCAGTTTCTATAGTGCTTATCTACTTCTGCTATCCAGAATTATCGAACTTGAGCTTGGAAGAGGTACAGATGGTGCTTACGGGTGGATTCAATATCAAGACTTCGGAGAAActtgccaagaagagaaagcgCCAGCATGAGTTGCATAGAGAAAGGATGTCGAAGAAGGCTGAAGAACTAATTGAAGACGAGCATTTCGATTCCATATAGTTAATTAATATGATGTTGTGTGGATAATGAAAGATCTCGGTTTATGTATAGTTTCATTTAGGCCCCTATTTCGAAATATTTAAAGTTTATGTGAGCATGAAAGTTTGATAGTATGTTGTATCACCAAAGACAGAGCTCATAAAGCTGGGCTTACTTGGCTAGAGGTGGGTTGATCCGACAAATATCCAGATAAAACGCGTACAACAGATAGTGAATTGAGTGAATGAGTCCGAGTACTCGcgttttttttcttagttAACGCGTGTCGTCCTTTGTTCgttcactctttctttgtgTTCCTATTTATCATGTCATTCATCCCCCGTCTAAGACGCCCATTGAGCAATGATacatcatcaaaattaAAAGATAAGGTTCGGTTTACTGGGACTCTCAGTGacgaagagaaaagaagaagaaaagctGATGCGTATGATTACCTCAGATCAAGATCAATGAATGAGTCTGATTCTGAAGATACAATCACCAACCGACTTCGGTCGTCTAATTCACCAAGACATCAGCTCAGATCTATTCTTAAACCGTCTTCGACTCGACGAACTTATGAATTGATGGGCGAGTCACCGATTAGACACATATCGCATCCTGATAGACTAGGCAGTGAGCGAGTTTTAGAAAGCGTTAGAAGAGAAGCCAGCAAAAGATCTCCGTTGACAAGAAGGATAGACTCAAACTACCGAATCAAGAAAGTGGAGCATCATGGATTGTTAAATTCATTGTCGAATGTTGGATCCAAACTACTTAGTTCGGTATTGTTTAATGAAAAGGGTGAAGACGAGAAGCTCCACAATACAAGTACACGACTAACAAGATGgaacagagaagaattggggaaaatgaaagaaaatgaagatcttgagaGAAGCattagagaaaagaaaatagcCCTCGACAGATTGAATAGAGATTTAGAATCTAGGAGTTTAGAGAGACTAGGGCCAAACAGTTTGGAGCAAAAGGTCGAAGgcatagagaaaaaaaaacaggATCTTAGGCaagatgatggtgatgaaagGGTTATGGGAGAATTGGCAAGCATTCGAGAAGACTTATTGAATATGCgtaaaagagaagagagtaGTAGGCTTAAATTTGAAAGTAAGATGGAAGAGTTAGAGATGGAGGCGGAAATTAATGAGAAACACTATAAAAGGATGGTTAAAGAActagaagagaaaagaagggagGTTGATAAGCAAAAGGATGAGTTGATAAAAGAATTaaggaaaatgaagaagagaagaagagaaaaatatgaaggagaatctGAAGAGAGTGacagtgatgatgatagaGAGACTAAGAGGAGACGAGTTCGAGTTGGCACGGATCTTCGAGAGAAGCTGGAAAGGATgacaagaaagatgaagagtatGGAGAGAGAGGTGAGCAGGAATGAACAGATGGCAAAGAGGACGGAGGAGATGGTCAAGACAAACGAGTCTTGATATGTGGTATATAATAATGATTAGTGGTATTCTGATCCTGTTCGCGCCCGGTGGAACAGCCTTGTGGCCCAGTAGCGACGGCCCAGTAGCGACGGCCCACCCGTTCTTGTAGTCGCGTTCCCCCGTGGTAGCGATCCCCCGTGCCACCAGTAAACAGGGCCGCCTAATCAGCTGAGCCTCTCGAATTTTTCCTGGTTCAAttttgtttctcttctgttgttcactttctctttcaccttcacTCTTTGTTCTCTCTCCATGAAGTTATCTGGGTTCTATCTGCTCACGTTACTAGGATTTTCACTAGTGGATGTCGTCCATGCTATTGCGGCTGATGACGCCATTGCTAAAGCTGTCGCGGACAATGCTGCAACTACTGCTACGGCAGTCACCACAGCAATTACTGCAGCCGCCAATGCTGCAACTACTGCTACTGCAGTCACCACACCAACTACTGCCGCTGTAAATGCTGCTACGACTGCTACGACTGCTGTGGCCACTGCTGCTACGACTCCTACCACAACAGCCGTTAATGCTGCTACGACTCCTACCACAACAGCCGTTAATGCTGCTACGACTCCTACCACAGCAGCCGTTAATGCTGCTACCACAGCTACTACAGGAATAACTACCAGTACTACGGCTGGTGTGGCCGGTACAGCCCTCACCACCACTTCCAAGACTGCAGCCACCACAACACTCGATACATCGCTTACCACTACACCAACTACTACTTTAACTACTACACCGCTAACTACGATAGATACGAGTACCACGGCAACTGGAACATCCGCTGTTGCACCTACTACGCTGTGGGTTACCGTGACGGTAAGCGGAGGTATAACTACCGTAATTCCATCCATGTACACCCAGAAATTCCAGAGCATGTACGAAACAATGGCGGTGCCGTCCACAGGCCTGATTGGCTTGGGAACTATCAGTGGTACCGTTGGCTCCATTAAGGAATACAGAACCGTTACCATTTCAACTTCCTGagtcaaaaaaaagacGTTTATTTACTCAAATGTACATTATACTATATCCATAACcgagaaaaaaaacctCTGTAGTTTAAACCTCTCAgcatttttcactctttttCCTTCAGTAACTCTTCCTTTGCTGTTTGTTTTGGCGTCATGAATTCACCTAATGAAGACGGTTCTTCGACGGAACCGCGCGGATTCGACGTTGTCGACTCGGAACCTGTTGTTGATATGAGATCCTTGGAATATGTCGCCAAGTATGATCATCTTGTATGTCCCATTTGCAAACAGCCTTTTGTTAATCCCTACACAACTATATGTGGACATACATTTTGCAGGGCATGCATTATGGAGGCCATTAGGTCACCTATGGGGAGTAAATGCCCCTTAGATAGGACATTGCTATACTATGAAGAGGCAAACGAAACTGGGGTATCTGAACCGGATAGTAGTAGTACCAGTGGTATTGATGGTAGTGATGATACTCATATgcattcaaaaaaaaatcagaTCTTCTCGTCTCCTATCATTATTTCTAATATCACCGATGATCTTAAAATAAGATGTTGCAACAAGGAACGAGGCTGTGATTGGATAGGGCCACGCTGGCAAATCAAATTACATCTTTTAAAGCAATGCCAATACACCAGATTTGTATGTGAATTGGTCGGAATGGATGGCAAGCCATGTAAAAAACTTAGTGAGAGAAGATACTTGGAAAAAAGTGATAAAAAGGAGGCTTTTTGTCCACATATCGAGTATCCTTGTGAAAAATGTGAAGAGATGGTGAGTTTGGTTAACCAAGAATGGCATTTGAGCCAAGAATGTACCAAGAATATGGTCAAATGTCACGGCTGCAACTTAGAATTCCCTCAAAAAGACTTTGTAAAGCACGAAAAGTACTGCCAGAAGATCTATGTCAAGTGTCCGGGAAAGAAATTTGGCTGTAGTTGGCGTGGCAGCAAAGAGATACTTCAACGAATCCATCTACAGGAGTGTGTGTTCGTAAAACTATCTGAATACTTGACTTCTCAGGAAACAAAAATGGACGATTTGACCGGGGAgaacaacttgttgaaaTCGGAATTGTCTGTTCTTTTGGATTCTGTGATTCAAGGACGGGTTACAAACTTAGGCTTTCCCTTGGAGTTGGAAGAGGTCTCCTGCAATTTACACGGTAGCGAAAACGAGATCCTCGGGGGCATGGAAGAGGATTATGCACAGCTAATCACTGATTTTGAGCGGCTGAGACTAAATGCTCAGAAAGCGAAAAGAGCTCTGGGAGAACTCGAGGCGAGTAAGCAGATGATCAGTAAATTAGCAACTGATAACTTACAGATGAAGGAAGAGCTGAACAGTCAGCGACTAGTAATAAACTCTATACGGCAACAATTACAATTTATGGTCCTCGATAGGAGAAGAAACGGTACTGAGGACGAGCCGAAGTTGTGAATAGTTTACATAAATTAATGACAAAAATTAATGACAAGcatctatttttttctgcAAGTACGTTTCATTTCCTTTCCCTCTTCTCTATATCTTACATTCTGACAGCTCGTGACATGTCGCTACTCATTGATAAGCATGTTGATTACATCAAAAACTTGTTTCGAAACCCTGTGTACTTGGAGCACTGGATGGCCGAACACCTCAAGATGAATGCGCTCTATTGGGGAATAGGTGCATTGTTCTTGATGCATCATGAGGATgagttcaagaaggaggatgTTGTTTCCTTTATAATGAATTGCTACGATGCTAACTGTGGTGGTTTTGGTTCTGCACCTCGCCATGATGCCCATTTATTGTCCACATTATCTGCCTTACAAGTACTCAAACTATACGACTCATTAGATGCTCTAGATAAAGAcaagagagagaagacGATTCAATTCATAGTGAGTCTTCAATTGGATGACGGATCATTCGAAGGAGATCGTTTTGGCGAGGTAGACACTCGTTTTGTGTACACAGCGATTCAATCATTGGCCATTTTGGAGACTCTAGAGCCTAAAGTTGTTGAGCCAGCAGTAGacttcattcttcaatgcCAGAATTTTGACGGCTCATTCGGTATCATGCCAGGAGCGGAGTCTCACGCTGCACAGGCATTTACATGTATAGCTACTTTGGCCATTTGTAACGCTTTGGATCGTCTTCCTAATAAGGAAACACTAGAATGGTGGCTTAGTGACCGGCAGGTGGCAAATGGAGGCTTGAATGGCCGACCAGAGAAGTTACCCGACGTCTGCTACAGTTGGTGGGTGTTATCATGTCTTGGAATATTGCAAAAGCTGAACTACGTAGACGGTGAAAAGCTCGTACAGTTTATAATGAATAGTCAAAGTGACACGGGTGGAATTAGTGACAGACCAGGCAACGAGTGCGACGTTTATCATACATACTTCGGACTAGCTGGATTAAGTCTATTGGGGAAATATGGATTGGCAAGTATCGATCCTATATATGCATTGCCGACAGCGATAACTAAGACGATCAAGAAATATCCGTACAAATGATCAAGATAGTTGTCTTAATCTGGCCTTTCTGGTGGATGGAGTATATTCCATATAGCTGATCTTTCCATCTTTATAGAACTTTCCTGGATTCAAAACGTGGCAATTTTCGTAAATCAAATCGAAATGAGGCGTTGATGGATCTACGAGTATTAGTAAATCTGGAAGCGGGATAAGACTCAAAAGAGGCCAGTAATTGCTCAAGACAGGCCTCGTCTGCACGCTGAACGGTGACAAATCCCCTTGATCTAAAAGTGTCTTCACTACTTTCCTTGACTCTATCTGCTCTGGCGTCAGTTTAGGCTTAGTCATTTTGTCTATTTCAAGGATTATCtcctcatcgtcatcgtcattgTCAGTTTCGGTTTGCGTCTCTTTCTCTAGTTTCTCGGTCGCATTATTCTGCTTATTATTCACCTCCTGTTCCTCCATCTGCTTCGAAACATAAGTAATATCATTTCTTCTAAACCTCTCCCCTATATCATCTCTCACTATCGTAACATCGTGAGATAGATAGTTCATTTTACAAGGATTCGATGCCCAATCGATATTTTTGACCCCCCTCCTGAGCCTGGTTCCGAACACGCTTGGAATCCGGAACTTTGGCCAAATAGCATTGGCATTCTTGGTCACCATCGAACTCCAGGGATCTTTATCTCCCGGCAATAGAACGAATTTGGTCGTCGAGCAGATCTTGGGgaacttttcaagaattgAGGCTAGCGAATCAAAATACGACTTGTACAATCCAGATGAGGTAATATGCGAATAGGAAGAAAACTCTGTCACATCTAGTGGCTTTTCCACAAATGATCCAGGCATCACGATGGCCAAAGGCTCAGAGCCAGATTCCTCAATCTCCTCTGTCAATGCTTTGAACAATCTCTTCAAGGCTTCTAAAATTTCCAAATCGTTTAGAAAGATATCACCTCCAAGAAATAAAATTTTGTGGTCGGGAaactttctttcaagtaGAGGGAGTCTTCTTTTGATAGCTCCATCTATACGGCCACCGTTCTGAGCGTAGATACCACTAAAATCAAGGTTCCCCAAGGCATTCAAAGATATATCACGGTCTTCCGGAGGTGGCGGTGCGATAGAACTCACGTAAAACTTACCACTGTTTGAGTAGATACCGTCGCAAATCAAGTAATTACCCGGAATAATATAACAATTTGTAGGAAATATGCATTGTGACAATTCTAACACAATCGCATCAGTATCGTCCTGTAATTGCCATAATCCCATGGCATTGATGGTCAGTAGACCAAATAATGCAAAATTTTGGCCATGTCGTCCCAACAAGTTCTTAATGGGGGTGATCTGCTGAGTTTCGAGTCCTGGATGAATTGACCCCGTGATAGAATTCATCGAACTAAATGTCGAAGGCTGAAAATGCTCGTTTCTAAGGAGCTTTTCCTTTAACAGGTGAAACTTGTTGATATGGAAGTTAACAGTATCTTCTGCCGTTGGGAGAATTATACGTTTTGCATCTCCATCATGCCGGCTTAGTTCAAACTGCTTCCTTCTAGCATCATACTTAAACTTCGTATAACGCGAAGGGTCAATTAccttgaagaaatcttTCCAATCTATagcctcatcttcatcgataTCCATCTGTGAACCGTTAAGTATTTGAGTATTCAAGGTCTCTTGGGTCTCCTGGGTCTCTTGGGTCCCTCCGGTCTCTTGGGTTGCCTGAGTCGCCTGAGTTGCCTGACTTCCGCCAATCTCCTCGATTCCTTGAGCAGCCTTTAAATCATCATATACCTCGAATCCACGCGCCTTTGAGGTTTCTTCAGTCATCTTAGTCTTAGTCCTGCTTACATTCGCgctcttgttcttcttcctattCTTCACAGtaatctctttgatgagCTCGTCCACACCATCACCATTGATAAATAAGCCTCGATTCTGATCCTTCCACATCCGTCCCACTTGTTCCAAAAAGCTTACAGTTGTGGGGCCTCGCCATTCGTTACCAAAATTGCGTCCAATGTAGTCACTTAGTCTTTCCAACGCGGTGGACTTAATGTTTAGGCCATACTTTTTTGTGAGCACACGGTAAGCTATGGGCCGCAAATTCGATGGTTTGAGAGCAATAGGAAGCACCAAAGGTCTATCTACTTCCATTCTGGGATTCAAGTGTTCCTTAATTTGCTGTATTAACTAACGAAGCCAAGACGCGTCAGGTTCAGTTATCCCATCAAGTTTCTATCGAGTACTggaaaacttcttttcttttcttttcatttcGCGCTTATGGCGGTGCACTTGGTACAGAGCAAATGTCATCGAAAAGGGAGTATGCTAGGCTCTCCATTTATTATCTTAGTGAAATACAAGGTTAATGAAAAAGTAGGTAgtaattgaagaaaaaagaagtgaaagaaagaaatcgGAATGGTATCTTTTGCGATTTCTTTGGGAACAATGAAAATACAAATATAAATGAATGGCATTAGATCTTTCTGATCAAAATAGTGCTGTTGATCAGAACAATAAAGCGAACGCAGCAAAGACAACTGCAAAGATGCCATAATTGGAAACATCATCATAGTTTCCAACAGCAGCTCCCTGGTAAGTCTGGATATATGGAAGAGTGCCGACGGATGTAGTCGAAGAAGTGAGTGACGTAGACATTGCATTCGTGGAGGTACTAAcaggagcagaagaagtgaGTGTAGAAGTAGCATCTGTTGAACATTCTGAAATTGTGGTAGTGAAAACACTAGTTTGACCATCGGTGACGGTAGTGATGGTTTCAATGATGGTAGAGGTTTCATCAGAGGATATTGATATCTTTGACTCTTCAGGAGAAGACGAACTAGAAGCTGGAATATCAGTAGAAGGTTCAGTAGTGCACTCAGTAATGATTTCGATGGTAACGTTGTTGGTAGTAAGAGTGTAGGTATCGTAGGCAGGCTTAATGACTTCAGTCTCAGCATCAGTACTGACCTCAGTGATAGAGTCAGAGGTTGGAGTTGAAATGCGACCTCCAGTGGTATAAGCAGCATAATCCGAAGTCATACTGGCCATTTCAGCATCCGTAGAGTACTCGGAATATCCAGCAAGGGTATCTAAAGCtgaagcagttgaagaGTATTGAACGGCTGGATCCGAAGATGCAGCAGATGAATCAGAAGTGAATGAAAAGGAGGGATCTGTGCTAGAGGATAAGGAAAGAATGCTTGAATCCGAACTGGTTGCTGGTATAGATTCAGTGGAGTTGGTGTAGAAAGAGGGTATTTgagaagccaaagaataAGACAAGGACGAAGAATCGTAAATGCCAGTAATGACTGGAGCAACGGAAACAGTTTCACTCGAAATCGTGGAAGCCTCGACTGTAGTATTCGAGAAATGATTTGAAAGGATAGATGACGAAGACGAGTTACCACTAACGGTGACAgtaaggaaagagaaagtaCTTGAGGGCTGGGTAGACGATTCAATGGAGAAAGTAGGCTCAACAGAGAGGGATAGTCCAGAAGATGTCGAAGCatattcagaagaagagtaatAGCTAGAAGTTTGGGTACTCAACTCTGCAGTTTCAGATGTTGTAATACTTGAAGATGTGGATAGAATAGCCGACGAACTGTTTTGATCTATGCTTGAGACAGAACTTGCGGTTGAGATGGAGCTTGCGACAGAACTTGCAACAGAACTTGCAACAGAACTTtcagttgaaagagaactTTCGGTTGAGACAGAACTTGCGACAGAACTTGCAACAGAACTTGCCGCAGAACTTGCGGTTGAAAGAGAACTTTCGGTTGAGACAGAGCTTGCGGTTGAGACAGAACTTGCGGTTGAGATAGAACTTGCGGTTGAAACAGAACTTGTGCTTGCGGTCTCCTCAGAACAAATAACTTGATTCAAGAGATCGGCCATAGAATCAATAAATGACGTTCCATCTATGACATTGTTTGATCCAT
This sequence is a window from Brettanomyces nanus chromosome 3, complete sequence. Protein-coding genes within it:
- a CDS encoding uncharacterized protein (EggNog:ENOG41); translation: MNSPNEDGSSTEPRGFDVVDSEPVVDMRSLEYVAKYDHLVTYGEFVCELVGMDGKPCKKLSERRYLEKSDKKEAFCPHIEYPCEKCEEMVSLVNQEWHLSQECTKNMVKCHGCNLEFPQKDFVKHEKYCQKIYVKCPGKKFGCSWRGSKEILQRIHLQECVFVKLSEYLTSQETKMDDLTGENNLLKSELSVLLDSVIQGRVTNLGFPLELEEVSCNLHGSENEILGGMEEDYAQLITDFERLRLNAQKAKRALGELEASKQMISKLATDNLQMKEELNSQRLVINSIRQQLQFMVLDRRRNGTEDEPKL
- a CDS encoding uncharacterized protein (EggNog:ENOG41), whose amino-acid sequence is MKLSGFYLLTLLGFSLVDVVHAIAADDAIAKAVADNAATTATAVTTAITAAANAATTATAVTTPTTAAVNAATTATTAVATAATTPTTTAVNAATTPTTTAVNAATTPTTAAVNAATTATTGITTSTTAGVAGTALTTTSKTAATTTLDTSLTTTPTTTLTTTPLTTIDTSTTATGTSAVAPTTLWVTVTVSGGITTVIPSMYTQKFQSMYETMAVPSTGLIGLGTISGTVGSIKEYRTVTISTS
- a CDS encoding uncharacterized protein (CAZy:GH18) produces the protein MKFCKTAMAAIAVGTASASCLSGEVAVYWGQSEDTATLSDTCDDDSIDIVILSFLTEYLDPLAINLWPAECYPDTSSGVWSYACDGTSGSTDVVSGIKYCQNKGKKVMLSIGGSTGSTVLASDEEGVEFAEALWKYFGPQNDTSIVRPFGDAVLDGFDFDVEGGTGVGLAATANELKVLFAEDSSKQYYISAAPQCPENDAHVGDLLDNGYVDYAFIQFYNNECSLSGTDFNWDWWANWATTESYNPDIKLMVGLPGSSAAAPSGGYVTPTVVEEVLQDDVLPNSANFGGIMVWNAYYGSNNVIDGTSFIDSMADLLNQVICSEETASTSSVSTASSISTASSVSTASSVSTESSLSTASSAASSVASSVASSVSTESSLSTESSVASSVASSVASSISTASSVSSIDQNSSSAILSTSSSITTSETAELSTQTSSYYSSSEYASTSSGLSLSVEPTFSIESSTQPSSTFSFLTVTVSGNSSSSSILSNHFSNTTVEASTISSETVSVAPVITGIYDSSSLSYSLASQIPSFYTNSTESIPATSSDSSILSLSSSTDPSFSFTSDSSAASSDPAVQYSSTASALDTLAGYSEYSTDAEMASMTSDYAAYTTGGRISTPTSDSITEVSTDAETEVIKPAYDTYTLTTNNVTIEIITECTTEPSTDIPASSSSSPEESKISISSDETSTIIETITTVTDGQTSVFTTTISECSTDATSTLTSSAPVSTSTNAMSTSLTSSTTSVGTLPYIQTYQGAAVGNYDDVSNYGIFAVVFAAFALLF